A region of Pseudomonas marginalis DNA encodes the following proteins:
- the rnk gene encoding nucleoside diphosphate kinase regulator produces MTAPSIILTRLDVQRLEQLIDRMDETQPGVIALQAELDRAEEVVGHDEVPATVVTMNSSVHCREQGSGKDYHLTLVYPKDANADEGKISVLAPVGSALLGLQVGQHIDWPAPGGKTLKLELLSVEGQPKDGGAFPL; encoded by the coding sequence ATGACCGCACCTTCCATCATCCTCACCCGTCTTGATGTGCAGCGTCTTGAGCAATTGATCGACCGTATGGACGAGACGCAGCCGGGCGTTATTGCACTGCAAGCCGAACTCGACCGCGCCGAAGAAGTGGTTGGCCACGATGAAGTGCCTGCAACGGTCGTGACCATGAACTCCAGTGTGCATTGCCGTGAGCAAGGCAGCGGCAAGGACTACCACCTGACCCTGGTCTACCCGAAAGATGCGAATGCCGATGAAGGCAAGATTTCGGTCCTGGCCCCGGTGGGCAGTGCCTTGCTTGGCCTGCAGGTAGGGCAGCACATCGATTGGCCGGCACCGGGCGGCAAGACCCTCAAGCTTGAGCTGCTCAGTGTTGAGGGTCAGCCCAAGGATGGCGGCGCCTTCCCTCTCTAG
- a CDS encoding DUF1289 domain-containing protein: MTQPAPVRPPKPLFSNVSPAVPSPCISLCRLDEQKVCLGCFRHVEDIREWRSADDQRRRVIVAQAEQRKAAP; the protein is encoded by the coding sequence GTGACCCAGCCTGCGCCTGTACGCCCGCCCAAGCCGCTGTTCAGTAATGTCAGCCCGGCGGTGCCGTCACCTTGTATCAGTTTGTGTCGCCTGGACGAGCAAAAAGTCTGCCTCGGCTGCTTCCGCCATGTGGAAGACATCCGTGAATGGCGCTCCGCCGATGATCAGCGGCGCCGAGTGATCGTGGCCCAGGCCGAGCAACGCAAGGCCGCGCCTTGA
- the cyaY gene encoding iron donor protein CyaY, protein MSLTEARFHDLVDATQEKLEDIFDDSDLDVDLENSAGVLTVKFESGQQLIFSRQEPLRQLWLAARSGGVHFDYDEESGKWQCDKSEELLGEMLARLVHEYTGAELDFDEI, encoded by the coding sequence ATGAGTTTGACCGAAGCCCGTTTTCACGACCTGGTGGATGCCACCCAAGAGAAGCTGGAAGATATTTTCGACGACAGCGACCTGGATGTGGATCTGGAAAACTCGGCCGGTGTGCTGACCGTCAAGTTCGAGAGTGGCCAGCAACTGATCTTCAGCCGCCAGGAGCCGCTGCGTCAGCTGTGGCTGGCGGCGCGCTCCGGTGGCGTCCACTTCGACTACGACGAAGAAAGCGGCAAATGGCAGTGTGACAAGAGTGAAGAGTTGCTGGGCGAGATGCTCGCGCGCCTGGTCCACGAATATACCGGCGCCGAGCTGGATTTCGACGAGATCTGA
- the lptM gene encoding LPS translocon maturation chaperone LptM — protein MKRLISSLAALVAVACLVSACGQKGPLYLPDDSKDPNEQAQSSQKPSKAHKHDTYE, from the coding sequence ATGAAGCGCCTGATCTCTTCCCTTGCTGCGCTCGTCGCGGTCGCTTGCCTCGTTAGTGCCTGTGGTCAAAAAGGCCCGCTGTACCTGCCCGATGACAGCAAAGACCCGAATGAACAGGCGCAATCGTCGCAAAAGCCCTCCAAAGCGCATAAGCACGACACCTACGAATAA
- the lysA gene encoding diaminopimelate decarboxylase, giving the protein MDAFNYRDGELFAEGVALSAIAQRFGTPTYVYSRAHIEAQYRSFTDPLDGVPHLVCYAVKANSNLGVLNVLARLGAGFDIVSRGELERVLAAGGQADKIVFSGVGKSREDMRRALEVGVHCFNVESTDELERLQVVAAEMGVRAPISLRVNPDVDAGTHPYISTGLKENKFGIAIADAEDVYIRAAQLPNLEVLGVDCHIGSQLTTLPPFLDALDRLLALIDRLGECGIYLHHIDLGGGVGVRYRDEEPPAIADYIQAVRERIEGRDLTLMFEPGRYIVANAGVLLTQVEYLKHTEHKDFAIVDAAMNDLIRPALYQAWMNVTAVTPRNSEARAYDIVGPICETGDFLAKDRQLALEEGDLLAVHSAGAYGFVMSSNYNTRGRTAEVLVDGDQALEVRRRETVAELYAGESLLPE; this is encoded by the coding sequence ATGGACGCTTTTAACTACCGGGACGGCGAGCTGTTCGCGGAAGGCGTGGCGTTGTCCGCGATTGCCCAGCGCTTTGGTACCCCGACCTACGTGTACTCCCGTGCGCATATCGAAGCCCAATACCGCTCGTTCACCGACCCTCTCGATGGCGTACCGCACCTGGTGTGCTACGCAGTCAAGGCCAACTCCAACCTGGGTGTACTGAATGTCCTGGCGCGTCTGGGCGCCGGTTTCGACATCGTCTCCCGTGGCGAGCTGGAACGGGTACTGGCCGCCGGCGGCCAGGCTGACAAGATCGTGTTCTCCGGCGTCGGCAAGAGCCGCGAAGACATGCGCCGGGCCCTGGAAGTCGGCGTACATTGCTTCAACGTAGAGTCCACCGACGAGCTGGAACGCCTGCAAGTCGTCGCGGCCGAGATGGGTGTTCGTGCGCCGATCTCCTTGCGCGTCAACCCGGACGTCGATGCCGGCACCCACCCGTACATTTCCACCGGTCTCAAAGAGAACAAGTTCGGCATCGCCATTGCCGACGCCGAAGACGTGTACATCCGTGCCGCCCAGCTGCCGAACCTGGAAGTGCTGGGTGTCGACTGCCATATCGGCTCGCAACTGACCACACTGCCGCCGTTCCTGGATGCCCTCGACCGCCTGCTGGCATTGATCGACCGCCTGGGCGAATGCGGCATCTACCTGCACCACATCGACCTCGGTGGTGGCGTGGGCGTGCGTTATCGCGATGAAGAGCCACCGGCGATCGCCGACTATATCCAGGCCGTGCGCGAGCGCATCGAAGGCCGCGACCTGACGCTGATGTTCGAGCCGGGGCGCTATATCGTCGCCAACGCCGGCGTGCTGCTGACCCAGGTCGAGTACCTCAAGCACACCGAGCACAAGGACTTCGCCATCGTCGATGCGGCGATGAACGACCTGATCCGCCCGGCGCTGTACCAGGCCTGGATGAATGTCACCGCGGTGACGCCTCGCAACAGCGAAGCACGCGCCTATGACATCGTCGGCCCGATCTGCGAGACCGGCGACTTCCTGGCCAAGGATCGTCAACTGGCCCTGGAAGAAGGCGACCTGCTGGCCGTGCATTCGGCCGGTGCCTACGGGTTTGTCATGAGTTCCAACTACAACACCCGCGGACGTACCGCCGAGGTGTTGGTGGACGGTGATCAAGCGTTGGAAGTGCGTCGCCGCGAGACGGTAGCCGAGTTGTATGCTGGCGAAAGCCTGCTGCCGGAGTAA
- the dapF gene encoding diaminopimelate epimerase: protein MLLRFTKMHGLGNDFMVLDLVSQHAHILPKHAKQWGDRHTGIGFDQLLIVEAPSNPEVDFRYRIFNSDGSEVEQCGNGARCFARFVLDKRLTAKRQIRVETKSGVIELDIRSDGQISVNMGAPRLVPADIPFQATEQAASYPLDVDGQTVDIAAVSMGNPHAVLRVNDINTAPVHELGPKIEHHPRFPARVNVGFLQVIDRSRAQLRVWERGAGETQACGTGACAAAVAAISQGWMDSPLLIDLPGGRLSIEWAGPGHPVMMTGPASRVYEGQVRL, encoded by the coding sequence ATGCTGCTGCGTTTTACCAAGATGCACGGGCTGGGCAATGATTTCATGGTCCTCGACCTGGTCAGCCAGCACGCGCACATCCTGCCCAAGCACGCTAAACAGTGGGGCGACCGGCATACCGGGATTGGCTTCGACCAATTGCTGATCGTCGAGGCGCCAAGCAACCCGGAGGTGGATTTCCGTTATCGGATCTTCAACTCCGACGGCTCCGAAGTGGAACAGTGCGGCAACGGTGCGCGCTGCTTTGCACGCTTTGTGCTGGACAAGCGCCTGACCGCCAAGCGGCAGATTCGCGTCGAGACCAAGAGCGGCGTGATCGAGCTGGATATCCGCAGCGACGGCCAGATCAGCGTCAACATGGGCGCGCCGCGCCTGGTGCCGGCGGATATTCCGTTCCAGGCGACCGAGCAGGCCGCCAGCTACCCGCTGGACGTTGACGGCCAGACCGTCGACATCGCTGCCGTGTCCATGGGCAACCCCCATGCGGTGCTACGGGTCAACGACATCAACACTGCCCCCGTGCATGAACTGGGGCCGAAGATCGAACACCACCCGCGCTTTCCGGCGCGGGTCAATGTGGGTTTCCTGCAGGTGATCGACCGTTCCCGCGCGCAATTGCGCGTGTGGGAACGCGGCGCCGGCGAAACCCAGGCCTGCGGTACCGGTGCTTGCGCCGCTGCCGTGGCCGCGATCAGCCAGGGGTGGATGGATTCGCCCCTGTTGATCGACCTGCCCGGTGGACGCCTGTCCATCGAGTGGGCAGGCCCTGGCCACCCGGTGATGATGACCGGGCCGGCCTCGCGCGTATACGAAGGACAGGTCCGTCTATGA
- a CDS encoding DUF484 family protein, whose amino-acid sequence MTDKPQVPAQATTPSESLEAAAVAAYLEANPDFFVEHEELLPALRIPHQRGDTVSLVERQMKILRERNIEMRHKLSHLMDVARDNDRLFEKTRRLILTLMDATSLEETVIAVEDSLRQDFQVPFVSLILFSDNPMPVGRWVSGGDAQTAIGGLLSEGKTISGTLREHELDFLFGAEQRKQIGSTAVVALSHQGLHGVLAIASRDPAHYKSSVGTLFLTYIAEVLGRVLPRHTTALRAVR is encoded by the coding sequence ATGACCGATAAGCCTCAAGTACCCGCACAAGCAACTACCCCGAGCGAAAGTCTGGAGGCCGCTGCCGTCGCGGCGTACCTTGAGGCTAATCCGGACTTCTTCGTCGAACACGAAGAACTGCTCCCGGCCCTGCGCATCCCCCACCAGCGCGGCGACACCGTGTCGTTGGTGGAGCGACAGATGAAGATCCTGCGCGAGCGCAATATCGAAATGCGCCACAAGCTCTCGCACCTGATGGATGTCGCCCGCGACAACGACCGTCTATTCGAGAAAACCCGCCGTCTGATTCTTACCCTGATGGACGCCACCAGCCTGGAAGAAACGGTCATCGCCGTGGAAGACAGCCTGCGCCAGGACTTCCAGGTGCCGTTTGTCAGCCTGATCCTGTTCAGCGACAACCCGATGCCGGTGGGTCGCTGGGTCAGTGGCGGCGACGCGCAAACCGCGATCGGCGGCCTGCTTTCCGAAGGCAAGACCATCAGCGGCACTCTGCGCGAGCACGAGCTGGACTTCCTGTTCGGCGCCGAACAGCGCAAGCAGATCGGCTCTACCGCCGTCGTCGCTCTCAGCCATCAAGGCCTGCACGGCGTCCTGGCCATCGCCAGCCGCGATCCCGCGCACTACAAGAGCTCGGTGGGCACTTTGTTCCTCACCTATATCGCCGAAGTACTGGGCCGCGTCCTTCCGCGCCACACCACCGCCCTGCGCGCGGTGCGCTAG
- the xerC gene encoding tyrosine recombinase XerC, giving the protein MERQLDAYCAHLRNERQVSPHTLEAYRRDLNKVLAYCEKQQVTSWKTLDIQGLRSLIARLHQAGQSSRSLSRLLSAVRGLYHYLNREGLCDHDPASGLSPPKGERRLPKTLDTDRALQLLDGAVEDDFLAHRDQAILELFYSSGLRLSELTGLNLDQLDLADGLVQVLGKGSKTRVLPVGRKAREALQLWLPLRALANPVDDAVFISQQGRRLGPRAIQVRVKAAGERELGQNLHPHMLRHSFASHMLESSQDLRAVQELLGHSDIKTTQIYTHLDFQHLATVYDSAHPRAKRIKDGDS; this is encoded by the coding sequence ATGGAACGGCAACTGGACGCTTACTGCGCTCACCTGCGTAACGAGCGCCAGGTGTCACCCCATACCCTGGAGGCTTACCGACGGGACTTGAACAAGGTCCTGGCGTATTGCGAAAAACAGCAGGTCACCAGCTGGAAGACCCTGGATATCCAGGGCCTGCGCAGCCTGATCGCACGGCTGCACCAGGCGGGCCAGTCCTCGCGCAGTCTGTCGCGCCTGCTGTCGGCGGTGCGTGGCCTGTATCACTACCTCAATCGCGAAGGCCTCTGCGACCACGACCCGGCCAGCGGCCTGTCCCCGCCGAAAGGCGAACGACGCCTGCCCAAGACCCTGGACACCGACCGTGCCCTGCAATTGCTCGATGGCGCCGTGGAGGACGATTTCCTCGCCCATCGCGACCAGGCGATCCTCGAACTGTTCTACTCTTCAGGCCTGCGCCTATCGGAGCTGACGGGCCTGAACCTCGATCAACTGGACCTGGCCGACGGCCTGGTGCAAGTGCTCGGCAAAGGCAGCAAGACTCGGGTGCTGCCGGTAGGCAGGAAAGCCCGCGAAGCCCTGCAACTGTGGCTGCCGCTGCGCGCCCTGGCCAACCCGGTGGACGACGCGGTGTTTATCAGCCAGCAAGGGCGGCGCCTGGGGCCGCGCGCCATCCAGGTACGGGTCAAGGCTGCCGGCGAGCGCGAGCTGGGGCAGAACCTGCATCCACATATGCTGCGGCACTCCTTTGCCAGCCATATGCTGGAATCGTCCCAGGACCTGCGCGCCGTGCAGGAACTGCTTGGCCATTCCGACATCAAGACCACGCAGATCTATACCCATCTGGACTTCCAGCACCTGGCAACGGTCTACGACAGCGCCCATCCACGGGCCAAACGCATCAAGGACGGCGACTCATGA
- a CDS encoding HAD family hydrolase, with protein MNIKLITFDLDDTLWDNVPVIISAEASMREWLATHAAKVGDLPLEHFASLRQQVLQRHPELKHRISILRHRVLIHAFEEAGYPQPEATEMADVCFEAFIHARHQLTPFPEAEPMLQALRQHFLLGVITNGNADVQRVGLADYFHFALRAEDIGIAKPDARLFQEALQRGGVDASAAVHVGDHPGDDIAGAQQAGLRAVWFNPSGKVWEGDKLPDAQIRSLTELPELLRSWQ; from the coding sequence ATGAACATCAAGCTGATCACCTTCGACCTGGACGACACGCTCTGGGACAACGTACCCGTCATCATCAGCGCCGAAGCGTCGATGCGCGAATGGCTGGCCACCCATGCCGCCAAGGTGGGCGACCTGCCCCTGGAGCATTTCGCCAGCCTGCGCCAACAGGTGCTGCAACGGCATCCCGAACTCAAACACCGCATCAGTATCCTGCGCCATCGGGTGTTGATACATGCGTTTGAAGAGGCCGGTTATCCACAGCCTGAGGCCACGGAAATGGCCGATGTGTGTTTCGAAGCGTTCATTCACGCCCGCCATCAGCTCACGCCTTTCCCTGAGGCCGAGCCGATGCTGCAAGCGCTGCGCCAGCACTTTCTGCTGGGTGTGATCACCAATGGCAATGCCGATGTGCAGCGTGTTGGCCTGGCGGACTACTTTCACTTTGCGCTACGCGCTGAAGATATTGGCATCGCCAAGCCGGATGCGCGGCTGTTCCAGGAAGCGCTGCAGCGCGGCGGAGTAGATGCCAGTGCGGCGGTGCATGTTGGCGACCACCCCGGGGACGACATTGCCGGGGCTCAGCAGGCGGGGCTGCGGGCAGTGTGGTTCAACCCGTCGGGCAAGGTGTGGGAAGGGGATAAACTCCCGGATGCACAGATTCGCAGCCTGACGGAGTTGCCGGAGTTACTTCGCAGCTGGCAGTAA
- the sutA gene encoding transcriptional regulator SutA, translating into MSDDDLENDELEVGDEDDTEEGLEAAAEDVAEDDGGDDAPVPAAKGKAKAAVSVDELPSVEAKNKERDALARAMEEFLAKGGKVVEVEPNVVADPPKKPDNKYGSRPI; encoded by the coding sequence ATGAGCGACGATGATCTGGAAAACGACGAACTCGAAGTAGGTGACGAAGACGACACCGAAGAAGGTCTTGAAGCGGCGGCGGAAGACGTTGCTGAGGACGACGGTGGTGATGACGCTCCTGTTCCAGCTGCCAAGGGCAAAGCCAAGGCTGCTGTTTCGGTAGATGAATTGCCGAGCGTTGAGGCCAAGAACAAAGAGCGCGATGCCCTGGCCCGTGCGATGGAAGAGTTTCTTGCCAAAGGCGGCAAAGTGGTCGAAGTCGAGCCCAATGTGGTTGCTGACCCGCCCAAGAAGCCGGATAACAAGTACGGCAGCCGACCTATCTAA
- a CDS encoding secondary thiamine-phosphate synthase enzyme YjbQ, with protein sequence MWQQTLITLRAKPRGFHLVTDELLAGLPELKACRVGLLHLWLQHTSASLTVNENADPAVRRDFERFFNSLVPQGYAGFEHNDEGPDDLPAHFKASLLGCQLSLPVKAGRLAMGTWQGVYLGEHRDHGGARKVLATLHGDGA encoded by the coding sequence ATGTGGCAACAGACCCTGATTACCCTGCGGGCCAAGCCCCGGGGCTTTCACCTGGTGACTGACGAGTTGCTTGCCGGCTTGCCTGAGCTGAAGGCCTGCCGCGTGGGCCTGTTGCACCTGTGGCTGCAGCACACCTCGGCCTCGTTGACGGTCAACGAGAATGCCGATCCGGCGGTTCGTCGTGACTTCGAGCGTTTTTTCAACTCGCTGGTGCCGCAAGGTTACGCCGGGTTCGAACACAACGACGAAGGTCCGGATGATCTGCCGGCGCACTTCAAGGCCAGTCTCCTGGGCTGCCAGCTGAGTTTGCCGGTCAAGGCCGGCCGCTTGGCGATGGGGACCTGGCAAGGTGTTTATCTGGGCGAGCACCGTGATCATGGCGGTGCTCGTAAAGTCCTCGCCACCTTGCACGGTGATGGGGCATAA
- a CDS encoding ammonium transporter: MTLRKFAGLGALLSIVMPSLAMAADEVAAPVLNSGDTAWMLTSTALVLFMTIPGLALFYGGMVRSKNILSVMMQCFAITGLISILWVVYGYSIAFDTTGMEQGVVNFNSFFGGMGKAFLAGVTPASITGPAALFPEAVFITFQMTFAIITPALIVGAFAERMKFSAMLIFMAIWFTLVYAPIAHMVWSGNGGLLWDWGVLDFAGGTVVHINAGVAGLVACIVLGKRKGFPTTPMAPHNLGYTLVGAAMLWVGWFGFNAGSAAAANGTAGMAMLVTQIATAAAALGWMFAEWITHGKPSALGIASGVVAGLVAVTPAAGTVGPMGALVIGLVAGVICFFCATSLKRKLGYDDSLDAFGVHGIGGIVGAILTGVFAAPALGGFGTVTDIAAQVWIQCKGVGFTVIYTAIVTFIILKVLDAVMGLRVTEEEEAVGLDLAQHNERGYNL; the protein is encoded by the coding sequence ATGACTCTGCGTAAATTCGCAGGGCTCGGAGCCCTGTTGTCCATCGTAATGCCAAGCCTGGCCATGGCGGCAGACGAAGTGGCTGCTCCAGTCCTCAACTCCGGTGACACCGCCTGGATGCTCACATCCACCGCGCTGGTGCTGTTCATGACCATTCCAGGCCTGGCGCTGTTCTACGGCGGCATGGTGCGCTCCAAAAATATTCTGTCGGTGATGATGCAGTGCTTCGCCATCACCGGCCTGATCAGCATCCTGTGGGTTGTCTACGGCTACAGCATCGCGTTCGATACCACCGGTATGGAACAGGGTGTGGTCAACTTCAACTCCTTCTTCGGCGGCATGGGCAAGGCGTTCCTGGCGGGTGTGACCCCGGCCAGCATCACCGGGCCGGCTGCGCTGTTCCCGGAAGCCGTGTTCATCACCTTCCAGATGACCTTCGCCATCATCACCCCGGCGCTGATCGTCGGTGCGTTCGCCGAACGCATGAAGTTCTCCGCCATGCTGATCTTCATGGCTATCTGGTTCACTCTGGTCTATGCGCCAATCGCCCACATGGTGTGGAGCGGCAACGGTGGCCTGCTGTGGGACTGGGGCGTGCTGGACTTCGCCGGCGGCACCGTGGTGCACATCAATGCCGGTGTCGCTGGCCTGGTGGCGTGCATCGTGCTCGGCAAGCGTAAAGGCTTCCCGACCACTCCAATGGCGCCTCACAACCTGGGTTACACCCTGGTGGGTGCGGCCATGCTGTGGGTCGGCTGGTTCGGCTTCAACGCCGGCTCTGCGGCTGCGGCCAACGGCACCGCCGGCATGGCGATGCTGGTGACTCAGATTGCTACCGCTGCTGCAGCCCTGGGCTGGATGTTCGCCGAGTGGATTACTCACGGTAAGCCAAGCGCACTGGGCATCGCCTCGGGTGTAGTGGCTGGCCTGGTCGCCGTTACACCGGCCGCCGGCACTGTTGGTCCGATGGGCGCCCTGGTGATCGGCCTGGTGGCCGGTGTGATCTGCTTCTTCTGCGCCACCAGCCTCAAGCGCAAGCTGGGCTACGACGACTCCCTGGACGCATTCGGCGTGCACGGTATCGGCGGTATCGTCGGTGCGATCCTCACCGGTGTGTTTGCAGCCCCTGCATTGGGCGGCTTCGGCACCGTGACTGACATCGCAGCTCAAGTCTGGATCCAGTGCAAAGGTGTCGGCTTCACCGTGATCTATACCGCCATCGTCACCTTCATCATCCTCAAGGTGCTGGACGCGGTCATGGGCCTGCGGGTTACCGAAGAGGAAGAGGCTGTCGGCCTCGACCTGGCGCAACACAACGAACGCGGCTACAACCTGTAA
- the glnK gene encoding P-II family nitrogen regulator — MKLVTAIIKPFKLDDVRESLSEIGVQGITVTEVKGFGRQKGHTELYRGAEYVVDFLPKVKIDVAIDDKDLDRVIEAITKAANTGKIGDGKIFVVNLEQAIRIRTGETDTDAI, encoded by the coding sequence ATGAAGCTAGTCACTGCCATCATCAAGCCGTTCAAGTTGGACGATGTACGCGAGTCGTTGTCCGAGATCGGCGTGCAGGGCATTACCGTTACTGAGGTCAAGGGCTTCGGTCGGCAGAAGGGTCACACCGAGCTGTATCGCGGCGCGGAATATGTAGTGGATTTCCTGCCGAAGGTGAAGATTGATGTCGCCATTGACGACAAGGATCTTGACCGGGTTATCGAGGCGATAACCAAGGCCGCCAACACCGGCAAGATCGGTGACGGCAAGATCTTCGTGGTCAATCTGGAACAGGCTATTCGCATCCGTACCGGCGAAACCGATACCGACGCAATCTAA
- a CDS encoding accessory factor UbiK family protein → MLAPKDLLDALSGHASRLFSGDTPLPRNEIESQFKALLQSGFSKLDLVSREEFDSQMVVLARTRARLESLEAKVAELEARLTNTAE, encoded by the coding sequence ATGCTCGCGCCCAAAGACCTCCTCGACGCCCTGAGCGGCCACGCCTCTCGCCTGTTCAGCGGCGACACCCCGCTGCCCCGCAATGAAATCGAAAGCCAGTTCAAGGCCTTGCTGCAAAGCGGTTTCAGCAAGCTCGACCTGGTGAGCCGGGAAGAGTTTGATAGCCAGATGGTGGTGCTCGCCCGCACCCGTGCACGGCTGGAGAGCCTGGAGGCGAAGGTGGCGGAGTTGGAAGCTCGGTTGACCAACACTGCCGAGTAA
- a CDS encoding YifB family Mg chelatase-like AAA ATPase, with protein sequence MSLAIVHSRAQIGVEAPAVTVEVHMANGLPSLTLVGLPETAVKESKDRVRSAILNSALQYPARRITLNLAPADLPKDGGRFDLAIALGILAASVQVPALMLDDIECLGELALSGEVRAVKGVLPAALAARKAGRTVIVPRANAEEACLASGLKVIAVDHLLQVVAHLNGHVPIEPYKSDGLLYLNKPYPDLSEVQGQLSAKRALLIAAAGAHNLLFSGPPGTGKTLLASRLPGLLPPLSEQEALEVAAIQSVVSLAPLSHWPHRPFRQPHHSASGPALVGGGSKPQPGEITLAHHGVLFLDELPEFDRKVLEVLREPLESGHIVISRARDRVSFPARFQLVAAMNPCPCGYMGEPSGRCRCTPEQIQRYRNKLSGPLLDRIDLHLTVARETTALNPIQQAGEDTAHASARVAQAREHQQKRQGCANAFLDLPGLREHCKLTKVDENWLETACERLTLSLRAAHRLLKVARTLADLDQVETITRDHLKEALQYRPAAIT encoded by the coding sequence ATGTCCCTCGCCATCGTCCACAGCCGCGCCCAGATCGGCGTCGAAGCCCCTGCCGTCACCGTCGAAGTGCATATGGCCAATGGCTTGCCGTCCCTCACACTGGTGGGTTTGCCCGAAACCGCCGTCAAGGAAAGCAAAGACCGCGTGCGCAGCGCCATCCTCAACTCGGCCCTGCAATACCCTGCGCGCCGCATCACCCTCAACCTCGCGCCCGCCGACCTGCCCAAGGACGGCGGGCGTTTTGACCTGGCGATTGCCCTGGGGATCCTCGCCGCCAGCGTGCAGGTGCCAGCGTTGATGCTCGATGACATTGAATGCCTGGGTGAGTTGGCGTTGTCCGGTGAAGTGCGTGCGGTGAAAGGCGTGCTACCGGCGGCTTTGGCGGCCCGCAAGGCCGGGCGCACCGTGATAGTGCCTCGGGCGAATGCCGAGGAGGCGTGCCTGGCGTCGGGGTTGAAGGTGATTGCGGTAGACCACTTGTTGCAAGTGGTGGCGCACCTCAATGGGCACGTGCCGATTGAGCCCTACAAGTCCGATGGTTTGCTGTACCTGAACAAACCCTACCCAGACTTAAGCGAAGTGCAGGGCCAACTGTCGGCAAAGCGCGCCCTGCTGATCGCCGCAGCGGGTGCGCATAACCTGTTGTTCAGCGGCCCACCGGGCACCGGCAAGACCTTGCTCGCCAGTCGCCTGCCCGGCCTGTTGCCCCCCTTGAGCGAACAAGAAGCTCTTGAGGTGGCGGCGATCCAGTCCGTCGTCAGCCTCGCGCCGCTGAGCCATTGGCCACACCGGCCGTTTCGCCAGCCACACCACTCTGCGTCAGGGCCGGCGCTGGTGGGCGGCGGCTCGAAACCACAGCCTGGGGAAATCACCCTGGCTCACCATGGCGTGCTGTTTCTCGATGAGCTGCCGGAGTTTGATCGCAAGGTGCTGGAGGTTTTGCGCGAACCGCTGGAGTCGGGGCATATCGTGATTTCCCGCGCCCGCGACCGCGTAAGTTTCCCGGCACGCTTTCAACTGGTGGCGGCGATGAACCCCTGCCCTTGCGGCTATATGGGCGAACCCAGCGGGCGCTGTCGTTGTACGCCGGAGCAGATTCAGCGGTATCGCAACAAGCTCTCGGGGCCGCTGCTGGACCGGATTGACTTGCACCTGACCGTGGCGAGGGAAACGACGGCACTGAACCCGATCCAACAGGCGGGCGAGGATACCGCCCATGCCTCAGCGCGGGTCGCCCAGGCTCGCGAGCATCAGCAAAAGCGCCAGGGCTGTGCGAATGCCTTTCTTGATCTGCCGGGGCTGCGCGAGCACTGCAAGCTCACGAAGGTGGATGAAAACTGGCTGGAAACGGCCTGTGAACGACTGACCCTATCGCTGCGCGCGGCCCATCGACTGCTCAAGGTGGCGCGCACCCTGGCGGATCTGGATCAGGTAGAGACCATCACCCGCGACCACCTGAAAGAGGCCCTGCAATACCGCCCGGCGGCGATCACTTAA